The following are encoded in a window of Aerococcus sanguinicola genomic DNA:
- a CDS encoding sigma-70 family RNA polymerase sigma factor, with product MLNDFWTIQQIKHRRESGIRAVIDQYGGLLMAIIKRHAQGYEAYHEECFNDTLLAIWDHIAAYDAKKSSFKNWIGAIARYKALNLVRDNRRLAQQETYDDHYESGDRQILDQLILREDLEHLISTLSEEDQAIFLALFYEGQDVKEVAQAHQLSPNALYQRIHRGREKLKGERNHDQV from the coding sequence ATGTTAAATGATTTTTGGACTATCCAGCAGATTAAACACCGCAGAGAAAGCGGTATTCGCGCTGTCATTGACCAGTACGGCGGGCTTTTGATGGCGATCATCAAGCGCCATGCCCAGGGTTATGAGGCCTATCACGAGGAATGTTTTAACGATACCCTCTTAGCGATTTGGGACCATATTGCAGCCTATGACGCCAAGAAATCGTCTTTCAAGAACTGGATTGGCGCCATCGCCCGCTACAAGGCCTTGAACCTAGTCCGTGATAACCGGCGCCTTGCCCAGCAGGAGACCTATGATGACCACTATGAATCTGGGGATAGGCAAATCCTCGACCAGCTGATTCTCAGAGAGGACCTCGAACATTTGATTTCGACCCTTTCTGAAGAGGACCAAGCCATCTTCCTAGCCCTCTTCTACGAGGGGCAAGACGTCAAAGAAGTGGCCCAGGCCCACCAGCTGAGCCCCAACGCCCTCTACCAGCGCATCCACCGCGGCCGCGAAAAATTAAAAGGAGAGAGAAACCATGACCAAGTCTAA